The sequence GATGATTTCTCCTTTAAAAGTTCACTAGTTAACGGTCTCATGACGATCACGTGGGTTGGGACATTAGTTTAATGCCGGAGCAAGAAAAGActtactacaagaaaatataatattagtaataaaatatcaagtgataatttttaagttaccACAAATATATAGTAAGCGACAATAACTTTTATCTTGTcactttataattattagtgaaaaatattttgtataaaattgtcactaaatatatagtGACAATTTGGTGACAACATAATATAGTGACAACTATTATTTGTTGTCACTAGGTCATCACAATACATCACTAATTGTctttagtgacaactttaattttgtcactaattttgCTACCAACACTTTGTGCAAAACaatagtaattataaaatcatgaaatttattattgtgacaaaatgaatatttttgccactaaatatatataattaatgacaatattaaaattgtcaccTAGTCTTTTTGCcacttatcttttttttttggtagtgactacatttgctataatttttggactaatattgcaaattttaataaatttagtggtcaaaataaaattccataaaataagAGGACAAGATGACCCAGTCTTATGGActaatattattaagtttttctAAACAGATCACCCTGAGTGGtgaattactaatttttttctttcaccataattaattatactaatatttttctttcaccaTAATTGATGAAGGTCCTTGTACAAATTCCTCATTCCCTTCCCCACTCTTTGTTTTCTGGCAACAATACCCCTCGACCATGACACCgattacaaattaattcataacATCCATGACATTGTTGTGCAACACAAAGCACCACGTTTTTTGTGTTACCATATTCAAAAGTCTAAACAATCACATCACTTTCCAACATTCCAACCACAAATCACATCAATTGAGAACCATGCATGATTCATCAACCATATCAAATATTgacaacataatatatatatttatatgtgggTGTCTTTGAACAACAATTTGATTGAGACTGCATGCATTaccttaattaattcataactTGTGGAATATTTTAGCACCAACTTCAGGGGCAGGTCTTAGCAATTTCCCGTTTTTCTCGTCAAGAAATAATAACGAAACAAATTTTGTCTCCATGAAAGCTCTTTAGTGGTCTGCTACTTTCAACTTTGTTGGATTACATGTGATAAATATGACCTAATTTCAAGTACAAAATAATACTGTGATTCTGTGAAGTAGATTAAACGCACAAAAACTCAATAGTTTGGAATCATGGCCGAGTAAAGTCAAGAAGTGCCCACTGATTCTCTGTTTTTTAATACACGCAACAGGGCCCTCTGACAGGTGCTACTCTATTCATACAGATCCAAATCGCCTTCAGATGCTTAAGTCCAGTTTCAATATAGTGAGAGTGATCAGATTAGCACAAAATTTCTGGTATCACTACACCTACAGATGGCTGGAAGAATTGATGTTCCATCAGAGGAACAAGGCTATGACAGAATGCAAATGCTAAGGTCGTTTGATGAAACAAAAGCTGGTGTAAAAGGCCTGACAGATTCCGGATTGCTGAAAATTCCCAGGATCTTCGTGAGGCCATCTGAGGAGCTGGCTCAAGAGTTGACATGCAAAAAGACTCAGGTTCAAGTTCCTGTGATTGATCTGAGTGGAATCCAGGACACTGATAAGCGGAAGCGGGTTCTTGAAGAAGTAAGGATTGCTTCAGAAAGCTGGGGGTTTTTCCAGGTGGTGAATCATGGGATTCCTCTAACTGTGCTTGATGGGATGATTGATGGCATCCGGAAATTCAATGAGCAGGATgttgaggagaaaaagaaatattattccaGGGATCGGACAAGAGGAGCAAGATTTTATAGCAGTTATGATCTGTTTATGTCAAGAACTGCTAGCTGGAGGGATACCTTGACCATCTCGTTTTCGGACCCTGATCAGATTAATCACGACGAATTGCCTGCTTGTTGCAGGTATAATCACTTTCCTATGGAACTTATTCCCTATTCTAtactccctctctctctcttttcctttcttcgTTTTGCTTGAGCTGAGTAAGTTAAcattaaactttaatttacacgatcttattatatttcaatctaGTTTGAATACTAAACAAGCCAAGATGGAATAATAGGCTTACCTACCGTGCACTAGTTCAGTTGAAGTAACTCAATATGTTTACGCACGgttcatcatttttaattatgtgacTCAAACTCGTGTCGAATTCTAAATTGTAtcagataaaaagaaatttaaactTGATGTGACCAAGATCgaataagtttttttaaccAAAGGTCTCGAATTTAGCATGGACTAGCTCCCTACCTCCAACTATATGTTCATCCTTGGTGCGCCGTCTCAATTATTCTGATTGTAAAGCTAGTTCTTATCTGAAAGCTTATATACATCCCAAAGGCTGATGGGACTTATTAGGATAGTTAAGAATTTGGTTTGCAAACTAAACAAGGAGGGTGTGGTTGAGAAcacttattttaagttttttgtcaatttattgAGGAAAATAGGTGAAAAGAaggtttttgttttatagtttttacttaaatagcttaaattaagttaattttaactaaaagtTATAAGCTATTTTCTACCaacttttacattttattagtaaatattaagttaatttttcaagCGGTTCACACAAAATCCCATAGTTGAACGTTATCATGTTCATACTCCGGTAACTTGATCCTCAGGGACTCAGCTCTTGAATACTCAAAACATGTCGCAATCCTGGGAAATATACTGCTCGGGCTACTGTCGGAGGTTCTTGGTCTCGGAACTGATCACCTGAAAAATATGGAATGCTCTCGGGGACACCGCCTCCACTGCCACTATTATCCGGCGTGCCCTGAGCCAGAACTGACCATGGGGACAAGCAAGCATTCTGATGCTGGATTCCTCACAATTCTTCTGCAAAACCAAATAGTCAGTGGCCTCCATGTTTTGTATCAGGACCAGTGGCTTGACATTCAACCCGTTCCAGGAGGTTTAGTGATAAACATAGGCGATCTTCTCCAGGTACGTACATATACATTCTTGATTTCTGTTTTGGCTTCAATTCTACTCATTTTTGTTGCTGATTTCTCTATTAAATTGGCGCAGTTGGTATCAAACGGGAAATTCAAGAGCAATGAGCACAGAGCCATAGCCACCAGCATCGGACCACGAATCTCTGTGGCGTGTTTTTTCTCAGGACCTGTGAATGGTGATAAGGTTTATGGCCCAATTGAGGAGTTGATATCAGAAGAAAATCCGGCCATGTACAAAAAGGTTGCAATAAGTGATTATGTAGCGAAGTTCTTCACCAGTAGTCTGGAGGATTATAGGGCTCTTGATTATTACAAGGTGTGAGATGGGAATGGATATCAAGTCACCGTTACCTGAGCTGAATTCATGGAGTCCGGTAAATTAAGTTATTTCCCTGTCACATTGTACGCGTAAGAATGGGAAACGTGCAAATTTGTATGTGAATGTGGGTGTCATTTAAAATGTGAGTGTTTCTGGACTAATAATTGTGATGGGAAGGGGTTTTGCAATAATGGGAGTCTCTATTCTTGTAAAGACAAGGATGTAAGAATTGACGAAAATTAGATTGTCTAATCTCAAGTTAACATGTGGTTATGCAGACAGAGAAAAAGAATCACCTTTTGTTTATAAAAGTAGTCCAATCAAACTATTAAGCCTTATAAAATGATCAACATGTTTATGGCATATACATGcaattgatgaatttataaGAATACATGAACCTCATCtgttttattaacaaaatcatcattaaaataaaaacaagaaaaggtgATTGTTCAATTAGAGCCAACCCACCTTAGTTTATGTGGACCAAGGGAGCACCAACCTGTTATCCTTCCACTGCAAAGAGCAGGAGGTTTTCGCTGCTCTGTGAAGCCAGCCTGACGCATTACCCTCCACTTTAAGAGCCATGAAATCCAAACCTTCACTTGAAGCATATAGCCCAACTCACTGCTTAGAACGGGCAAGTTAGTAATTAGACACCTATGACCCAACTAATTAGACTAGCTCAATGTCCAACCACCTTGTTGCCCCCACTTGGGTTACAAGCCCACGCAACTGAGCTCAACTAACAACATTTGCAGTTTGCTTGCTTATCAGTACATCTGATACTTGATTATCTAACAATGTGGGAtggattattatatattcCCTAAAGTTAGTTATCTAATTATAAGAAATGGTTTTGATCTACATTACATCTTGATCGGACTCTGGATTCATCGTTTGGGTAATGACTATAACTCATCAAAAGGGATATTCCTTCTCTGATCAATGTCAACGAGAATCATTGTGCTGGTCGCTCgttttgctttcttttacccattaaaaagaaaagtaaaaacagATAACCTCGACCCATATGACCCCAATCCTGGCAAGCGAACTGTGTGTATTAATGAATACTGGATTTGACGTTTGCAAAAGCAGCCATAATTAGTGTCTAGGCTGAAACAGCATTGATGGTCAGAGGATATGCCTTAAAGCTCTGTCGTTCCATATTACAATCTGGTAGCTGAGTTCAATTCTTGTGCATTTGCTGCTGCATGAGCAGATTCAAGGTGGTCCCTTAAACATATAGTTTAGAGTTGTGGTGTTATACACACACACGAAACGAAAGACGTTTCGtcgaatatttttaaattggcCCTTTCCATATGATATTAACCAATAATTTGAACTATGTtgataaaatggaaaattaatgttcgtttagaaaaagataaaagacgtggaatgtatatatgaattagaCAACacggataaatataattttagttcttaaatatagttatttatgTAGTTTTGGTCCTTAAATAAATTGAGGATGCAATATTGGTCCTTAaactgtttttctttcttttttttttttctttttggtatttttagaCTTATCGTTAATAAAATATGGGAAGTTAACACAAGTTTCATTTAAAGGGAGAAAAATAGTCATCTTCCAcccattttgtatttttcaagcTATACTCCAatgcaccaattttttttcaatttttcttcaagcttcaagagaggaaaaaaattaaacaataaattttatatataatcttaacAAATATTGTCAATAACATGTTTTATGTATAATGCAATACctaaatgatatatataacacaAGATATCGgctttatcatatatatattattgtttttataatattggctttatcatatttattctatccataaattagaatttttttagaaaaaacaaaacaaataaagaaaagttaaAGTTAAGATTATATAGAACATTTGTTGttcacattcaattttttgatttttttgtttctcttgaAACTTGAAGAAACTTAGGGAAAATGGACTCATTGtatcaaaacttaaaaaatacaacaaaataaaagaaaatgactatttttttctccttcatGCGAATCTTTCAATAACTTAAACGGTTTTATTGACAgaagaactaaaaatattaaaaaattatagtttgtCAAAACTATAATCTCGAATGCTTTGAAAATCAAAACTGCAGAAGGAGCTTTATTCGAGGATAAAAATCACAATTATCCAATGAAACATTAGTTGAACTTTTGAAGTGTCaatttgaaatagaagatTGAAGAATCAAACTTTACATTCTTGCATCAAGCCCTGGCTGGAAATTCTGCAATACAAATCAAACCACAACTCTTCAGTGGCAGAAAATTGTTAGTGACAGTACACACTTTTAAGAGCAGTTAATTGACTTCAGCATGCACTTACCGACAAAACTGCCCTGATGCACTCCAATACAATGAACTCAGACGGCGATAATTGTTGCCACAATTTGAATATAACGACAGTACATAAGAGGTCACTCTCAGTTACTGTGTGTTGATCACCACtcaagaaatatatgaaaagCTACCTCATAGTCACCAATGCATAATAATGAAGAACAGCTCTTGGAGTCCTTGAGCTCTAAGATCCGCCAGGAtctctgttttctttttgcaatCAGGAAATTTCAGGTTTGTTGCTGATTAAAAAAACTCCGGAGGCAGTTGATGATGACAGAGTTTCTTTCAGCAATGATGGCAGCTGAAGAGATTTACTCTATAGTTCCAGGGGAATTGGAGAACTGTCaggaaaaatattcaatttctgCTTTTGCTGAACACCTGGAGACTAAGCTATGTTGGTCAATGTGGGGACGGAAGCATCATATGTTTCGATGGATCTTTTGGAGCCCGGAGCAGGAAGAATTGGAAGGCCCTCAAACGATTTCATCCACTTGTAAGCCATCTGTGTTGTCTTCATCTCCCAGCTTGTTTTTCTGACTCATACAACATATAAACATAGGCTCATCGGTTTGTATTTCATGATTGATCAATCAAGGTTATCCAAAGAGTATCCCTTCTACTCTGACTAATCATGGGACATTTATCAAAGAGAAGATCAAATGTTCGCTTCAACGAATAATTGAATGCTACATCGACTATTGTCTCGTGCAATTTTGGGCGCCTAAAACTGCTGGTGGCCGATGTTTCCTAACAACTTCAGGCCAACCTTTTGCTGTTGATTGGCTTTGTAAAGGGTTCTGTTGGTATAGGAAGCATTGCTCGAGCCATGATTATTTAGTGGACGGTGAAGCTAATGAAGCAGAGCTTGGTCCCCCTGGACGAGTCTTCCAAAGTGGGCTGCCTGAATCTAGCCCTGATTTGAGGTTGTACTCTACGAAAGAGTATCCGTTGAGGAATCAAGCTTTGAGCTGTGGCATCAAGGGATACATGGCTTTGCCCTTGTTTGACCTGCTCGGACAGGACTGTGTTGGGGTCCTGGAATTTGTGGTGTTTTCTGCGGAATACATCAACATTGTCAATGAAGTTGAGGAAGGGCTAAAGGTTTTTCTTACCAACTCCGTACAGCTTTGTTTTTTAACCTTCTTATGAATTTCTCCCCATTCAGACTCCTTAGAGGCTTCTTTTACCATTTCTCATTCgcatattttacttttgttgtctatatgtatatgaaaGTTGATGTTTCCTCGTGCTAACCCTGCTGTTTTTGccatcaaattcttttgttttcttgcagACTGCAGATCTAAGATGGACTCTTAACATCAACCAGCCATGTTTGGAGGCCAGTCTCCTGCAGAATGAAAAGGTATGCACAATGGCATCCGTCGAACAATCTCAAGAAGACATTAAGTAGCTTTCCGATATTTTTCACTTGCTTGTGAATAATAATCCATCTCATCTGAGCTAAATGTCACTGAAACAACTTTATCACCTACCAGGAATTAGGTTGTATCAACCAGGAAAAAAATGTCTCCTCCGTATTGTGTTTCTGAATCATTCGAGTCCGATAGTTAGTTTTCTGCTTAAAGTTGCACGAAATTGCTTGAGCTCTTCTATATTGTTTCCAACTTACAGGATCGCGGAGGTCAGCAACTCGCACTGAATGAAATCAAGCAAATGTTTGAAGTGTTGAAAAGATCAGCACAACTACATCTGGCACAAGCCTGGATCACTAGCATGAATTCTCTTGAAGTCGAAAATACTCCCAACTCGGGAACAATCTTGATGGAACGAGCTATATTCAAAGTGTTTGTGGACTATGAAGACGACTATAATTCCCCCACGACACACTTCTTGAAGGCCTGTAAGCTCCATAGCCTAATTGTAGGAAAGGGAATTGTTGGGAGAATTTTAGCAACCTGTGAATCATTCTTTTGCCCGAGTGTTTCCAATTTCAGCATAACTGAGTATCCCCTGGTTCATTATGCTCGATCAGCAAGGTTAACAGTTTCTTTCGCAATATGTCTGCAAAGTAGTTTAACTGGAGATGATATTTATGTACTTGAGTTCTTTCTCCTTCCTGGAAGTAGTGATGGAGGGTATTCTTGGTCTTTTCTATCCTTCCTTCTGACAATAATGGAGCGGCAACTTAACAGTTTTAAGGTTGCAACAGGACAATTACTTGGCGAGGAATTATCTGTTAAGGCCatagaattttgtaaagataaTGGATTTGACTCTTTTAAACTAGGCCACTCCGTTCCATATCCGCTGAAATTTGAAACCTTGCATTATGGAGAGGATATGTCGAAGTTACGTTCAGTATTTGGTCATCTCAACTTCGGATGTGATGTTATGGATTGCAGTGTGGAACAGAACAGTATGGCTGCAGAAAAATCGAAAAGAGCTACTACATTAAGGCCATCCAAGAGAGAACGGGAAAGAACAAATTTTCGTATCTGTTATGAGGATCTGCGACCGTATTTTGGGAAATCTCTCAAAGATGCTGAAAAAGGACTTGGTGGTCAGTAGTGAGATTTCTTGCAATGTGTAAACTTCCAAGAAAATGCTTATAACTTGCATGGTTTCATCACATTAAATGTTTTGATCTCTTGATGGTTGTTTGTCGTTCTTATTGACGAGAATATGTTGTTTATGTTGTTTACTGCAGTCAGCAGATCGACGTTGAAGCGTGCATGCAGAGACCATAATATTACAAGGTGGCCATCTAATGAGAAAAACAAGGTTAATCCGTCACTCTTTCTGACAAGGGCGGCAAACAAAAGTTCCCCTTGTCGTAAAGGACAGTTTTCCAGGTCCGATTTTCATCCAACTTCAGACTCCGGTTTCATGATCGTAGAGGCAGATTTTGAAGGCGATACCATGAAGTTTAAGTTTCCATTTTCATCCGGGATGGAAAAGCTTGAGGAAGAAGTGGCTAGGAGGTTGAAGTTGAATGTGACAAGTTTCAGAATGAAGTATTTGGATGGAGAAGGGAAGTGGATTTTATTAGCATGCGACGATGATTTGCAGTTCTGTATGGAGACATTGGCGTCGTCAGGCAGTAATGCAGTCAAGATGTTGGTTCAATCAATATAGTTCCTAGTTGTTTATCACTTGTATTACAATCTTGGCTGTTCTAAGGTTGAGTCATGTGTTTCTTTAACACAGTTGTTGTTCAATGCTATACTGTGTTTGTGCACATGAATTCTGCTTTGATAAATACATGGTGCATTGAATTGGTAGTCGTGGTGGTTGGATGGGTGGGATGGTAGCATTCttgatttctattttaaatattattgtattacattgaatatatacatgttgtcaataaaatttaatttaattaatgaaaataatgctCCATAACTTTAAAGTTATAGATTCGAACCCTACGAACGTGTGGGAGTTTATTCTACTTTAATGGTAGGTAttgttttactttaataatagttgttaaTTAGATATAGTTATCTTATACTgattattagtttataattGTCATAGTTGGTGGCTGttgttagatataaatatctgatattaataattgtagtcgatctatttaaaaaataatagttcattgcttttattatatatatatatatatacatattatgcaTACAAAAATGATGtcaatattaatagaaattgaaacagaaaatttaattggaaATCGGTATTCAACTGCAGAGAAGAAgttgaaaagggaaaaaagaaagaaagtggtaagaaaaagaaaatacaaaagaaaaaaacaaaaagaaaattagaagtTTTATAAATGGAGTGTTtgcgaaaacttctacatataAAAGAGTGATTCtaatagagaaaattaaaaattataacataattaaaagtgaatagtatttgcaaaaaaaaaaaatagataaaagttaaattagctattatttgcaaaaaaatcacttctaaaataaatttaattagttaaagaCCATTTTGTCCAtatgcattaaaaaaaagaactatgtttgtttaatatttacacttgacttttgataattaataataatattctttcccaaaaaataatacattttattgtaattagtatatctcatatttaatttttttaaatatttgtgatttatattattaaatattgaatactaatgcaaaattaaatgtttCATTCAATGATGTTTTCATTGTATAATATAGTTGTTCATTAATTTATGCACAATAAATAACATTGCATGATTGccaaaaaatatactttttcattaatcatagcaatttaattatatttttctatgatataGGAACATTAtccaataatataaaaaataatatataaaattttaaattattaaatatgtgaactTATAAATTCTGTTAGTaacaatttattcaaattatttgaaaattttgatatcaattttagatgaacaattttaaaaataaattaaaaggataaaatcataattagaCTTTTATATTAAGGGTATGGTaaagaaagttgaatttaattacaaaaaaaatcaaaataacttttgatttaaaaatactttttatagtaatttagAAAGTAAAAACTAACATTTTAAACActtcaaacatatttttcaactaCTCAAAAACTGAAAAGCGCTTTTAAAAAAGTCCCACAAACACTTCCAAAATGCATAAAGAGAAGAGGTAATATGGTctttttatagttattaatcaTACGACTAACTGAAatttcatgtttctttttaatctgtctcttatttaatgaatttcttTTCCATATTTGGCAGAAGTAAATtcaattactaaaaatatttcttagcGATGATccccaaacaaaaaaaaagagttccACTGAGAGAAATTTCTTCACAAAAAGTGGCGGACAGCGCCACGGCGATCCCGGCAATGCTTGTATACTAAATTCTTGACGTTTCAGCTTCTGCGATTCTGCTGAGGCTGTTTGTTTGACAATTAATGTTAGGTTGAAGGAAGtaataattgtaaaatcaGGTTGCTGGGCTGGTGTCATCTTCAAcaacaataaacaataaaaatcaagaattatgtACCAGTTAATTGTTTAGACATTCTTAATCTTCTACACGTGTCCTTCGCTGCCCTACccttcatcattttcttgcaaCTTGGAAGCAATCTTTCATCAATGCTTCGGCTTTCAACTTCTGGgcttttctcttcttcagaAAAATGGCTTCTACTATGTAAGGAAAAGGTTGCATTTTGATGATAAAGTTGTGGActtttttcgtttttcttgatttttgatgCGTGGTAACCTATCAAAACCATCACGAATCTGAATGTAGCtgctttttccttctttttttccggtcaagaattttcttgtTCTGTTTTATGCtaaatgtttctttttctggtTCAAGAATGATGGAATgcaatgtgtgtgtgagtgaaACTGAGGAAATGCTTGACTGATGACAGACAGATGGATGATTCTGAATTTTTCCAGTTTTAAAGAGATATAATGAAGAATTTTGCTGGGGCTCCTGGTACTTGGACTGGACTGGTTCTAAGGATGGCTCAGTGCTTGTTTGCAGCTGGTTCAATTGCTTCAATGGCCACTACCAAAACCTTCTTCAGTTATACAGCTTTCTGGTATTTCATACAATTATTGGtatttcaaaatcttttagAGAATTGGTTGCTACTGTGTGTGTGAAAGAATTGGTCAGTAGAGTAGTCTGGGTAAAATGTGATTAAGTCAGCCTTACAGATCTTTAACTTGTTGACTCTGTAGATTCACATTAATACTTTGAGGGGAACCCTCTACACTGAGTGACCGCAACTCACCTAAATGCACCGATCACCGGTGGATTACATGGGGTGGGGTTCAGGCGCCCAGTCCATCAAAAGATTTCGGTTCCTGTCAGTAATCTCCTAAAATTTAGCTTGTGAAAGTTTAAAGATGCTAATGGTATATGGATGTACACATCCCCCCTTGGTTCTACTCTCAGATATCTGTGTCTTCTGTAGAGCTTTCTTACATTGTGAAATTGAATAGAGGGTTTGAGGTACATTGATGTAATGAATTTAAGAAACATTTTTGTAAAAACTCTGACATATGTATGAGAAAGTTTAGTAGTTAAGATAACGGGAAGCCCAGTAAGCATTTTGTTAGTGAgcaaaaaaatctgaaaatgtAACCAAGAATTGAAAGCTAGAAATCATCAATCTTATACCTGGTCTTATTGCTCGTGATTCTTTTATGCATATTTGCCATGGATGCCATTGTAAAAAGTGCTACTAAAAACATGTTGAATTGTATGCACATTGGAAATGGAGCAACTTTCAAAATGATATTCTTTCTAACGCTGCAGTTCTAGAGTAGAAAGTTGGTCGCTTTTGGTTGCAATGCCAGCTTGGAAATCTTTACTTCATTAGACAGCTCTTTGAGTCTTGCACATTCGAACTGTATCTTAGAATTTCTTCTGTATTCGTGGTAACTGTTCGTCTTCCATTTGTATAAGAAATCAACAGGGATATCGCTTAAAACCTTGCCTTATTCTTATGCTGGTCTCGTATCAAATGCAATCCATGTCATGTACCGTTCAACCTACCATGAAACATCATATTAACCTCACACCAAGTCATTTTCTCAGCTTCTTGATTGCTTCAATGGGTTTGCAAGTCATCTGGAGTTTCGGGCTGGCTTTCATGGATGCCTACGCATTATTGACAAAGAAGGTTTTGCACAATCCTGTGCTAGTCAGCCTCTTTGTGGTAGGAGATTGGGTTAGTACATAGATCTGCTTAAAATTCCAGGCTCTTAATACTCAAAAGAAAGCTATCAGAACAAATCTCTTTACTGCATTTCCTTTCTCAATCGACCACCTTGGCAGGTCACAGCAACATTATCCCTTGCAGCGGCTGCTTCTTCAGCTGGCATAACGGTGCTCTACTTTGGAGACTTGGGAGGCTGCAGTCTGGGAGAAGAATGCATAAAATACGAGATGGCCATTGCACTGGCTTTCTTAAGTTGGATAACTATAGCTATTTCGTCCCTGATCATGTTTTGGCTTCTTGCAGCAGGTTAGATTTTTCAATGATTGCTCGATTATGTATACCAAAGTTGTATTTTCTTACAATGTTTGTAACTTCTAAAATACTGAATCGAAAATTGTATAGAAAGAAGAGATAAGGAAACAAAAGACACCAACAGTTGAATCACCAGAAATCTTGTTTTTGCACTAACGCGTAGTAACAATCGAACAGAAACTTATGTTTCCTATGTTTCCTACGCGACCCTTCAAAATCTTTAGGAATAGattaaatatgaaagtttTCGTATCAGCATGTAAGAAGCAGTTACACCTTATTTGGATTGATCGAAAGATTTGAAGAAAAGATTTCAGATTACTGTCGCTACAAACTTAGTTGCGCTGCACCAAACTTAGCTGCGGTACACCGGTAGGCATAAAACAAGAAGGTTCCCTTGGAAAAGCATGATCATATTCGTAATTCTTGGTATTTTCTTGTCACAAAGTTTGGTTGTCTTGCACCAGTAGGCATAAACAGAAGAATGTTCCATTGGGAAAAGCTTAATTTTAGTTGTTCTTCTGGCATTTCATTGGCTGTGTTAAAACCTTCACTCCAAACTCCAAAGCAAGAAGGTCTCATAGAAATCATCACTTCCTCCACTCCTTTAATAAGATCAATGCTGCATATACAAGTCAACATTTTTAACCATTATGATGAAGGAAAGTAAAACACAAGCAGAAAGGATAATAAAGAAGCCTGCAATCATTCCAACAACGCATTTTCAAGTCAATTCCACCAGGTAATGGAGGCAATGCTAGAAACCATTTTCgatacttgtattttttaattagtttttatcatattatattgcggatataatgtaaaaagtaattaataagagtGAATAAAtgtattcaattaatttagtgATT comes from Sesamum indicum cultivar Zhongzhi No. 13 linkage group LG10, S_indicum_v1.0, whole genome shotgun sequence and encodes:
- the LOC105171701 gene encoding 1-aminocyclopropane-1-carboxylate oxidase homolog 1, giving the protein MAGRIDVPSEEQGYDRMQMLRSFDETKAGVKGLTDSGLLKIPRIFVRPSEELAQELTCKKTQVQVPVIDLSGIQDTDKRKRVLEEVRIASESWGFFQVVNHGIPLTVLDGMIDGIRKFNEQDVEEKKKYYSRDRTRGARFYSSYDLFMSRTASWRDTLTISFSDPDQINHDELPACCRDSALEYSKHVAILGNILLGLLSEVLGLGTDHLKNMECSRGHRLHCHYYPACPEPELTMGTSKHSDAGFLTILLQNQIVSGLHVLYQDQWLDIQPVPGGLVINIGDLLQLVSNGKFKSNEHRAIATSIGPRISVACFFSGPVNGDKVYGPIEELISEENPAMYKKVAISDYVAKFFTSSLEDYRALDYYKV
- the LOC105171702 gene encoding protein NLP6, which translates into the protein MMTEFLSAMMAAEEIYSIVPGELENCQEKYSISAFAEHLETKLCWSMWGRKHHMFRWIFWSPEQEELEGPQTISSTCYPKSIPSTLTNHGTFIKEKIKCSLQRIIECYIDYCLVQFWAPKTAGGRCFLTTSGQPFAVDWLCKGFCWYRKHCSSHDYLVDGEANEAELGPPGRVFQSGLPESSPDLRLYSTKEYPLRNQALSCGIKGYMALPLFDLLGQDCVGVLEFVVFSAEYINIVNEVEEGLKTADLRWTLNINQPCLEASLLQNEKDRGGQQLALNEIKQMFEVLKRSAQLHLAQAWITSMNSLEVENTPNSGTILMERAIFKVFVDYEDDYNSPTTHFLKACKLHSLIVGKGIVGRILATCESFFCPSVSNFSITEYPLVHYARSARLTVSFAICLQSSLTGDDIYVLEFFLLPGSSDGGYSWSFLSFLLTIMERQLNSFKVATGQLLGEELSVKAIEFCKDNGFDSFKLGHSVPYPLKFETLHYGEDMSKLRSVFGHLNFGCDVMDCSVEQNSMAAEKSKRATTLRPSKRERERTNFRICYEDLRPYFGKSLKDAEKGLGVSRSTLKRACRDHNITRWPSNEKNKVNPSLFLTRAANKSSPCRKGQFSRSDFHPTSDSGFMIVEADFEGDTMKFKFPFSSGMEKLEEEVARRLKLNVTSFRMKYLDGEGKWILLACDDDLQFCMETLASSGSNAVKMLVQSI
- the LOC105171703 gene encoding CASP-like protein 5B3 isoform X2, with translation MLRLSTSGLFSSSEKWLLLFLKRYNEEFCWGSWYLDWTGSKDGSVLVCSWFNCFNGHYQNLLHFLIASMGLQVIWSFGLAFMDAYALLTKKVLHNPVLVSLFVVTATLSLAAAASSAGITVLYFGDLGGCSLGEECIKYEMAIALAFLSWITIAISSLIMFWLLAAG
- the LOC105171703 gene encoding CASP-like protein 5B3 isoform X1, which encodes MLRLSTSGLFSSSEKWLLLFLKRYNEEFCWGSWYLDWTGSKDGSVLVCSWFNCFNGHYQNLLHFLIASMGLQVIWSFGLAFMDAYALLTKKVLHNPVLVSLFVVGDWVTATLSLAAAASSAGITVLYFGDLGGCSLGEECIKYEMAIALAFLSWITIAISSLIMFWLLAAG
- the LOC105171703 gene encoding CASP-like protein 5B3 isoform X3; protein product: MKNFAGAPGTWTGLVLRMAQCLFAAGSIASMATTKTFFSYTAFCFLIASMGLQVIWSFGLAFMDAYALLTKKVLHNPVLVSLFVVGDWVTATLSLAAAASSAGITVLYFGDLGGCSLGEECIKYEMAIALAFLSWITIAISSLIMFWLLAAG